The following coding sequences lie in one Alloacidobacterium dinghuense genomic window:
- the xth gene encoding exodeoxyribonuclease III: MIIASWNVNSIRARVEQVTAWLQTNNPDVLLLQELKGTEFPADQFRALGYESATVTQKTYNGVAVLSRHPLQIISTTLMGDEADSHARFLAVIVKDIRIANIYLPNGNPVGSEKFAYKLAWMDRLGRQLALWLQSDTPTLVGGDFNVIPEDIDCHKPASWIHDALFQPEPREWYRAYLGLGYIDAFRTLHPGQGGQFTFWDYFRQAFEHNRGIRIDHFLLSPQLSSKLRSCEIDKGPRAQAKPSDHTPIILQLG; this comes from the coding sequence ATGATTATTGCCAGTTGGAATGTCAATTCCATTCGTGCTCGCGTCGAACAGGTCACCGCATGGCTTCAGACTAACAATCCCGATGTCTTATTGCTGCAGGAACTCAAGGGTACGGAATTCCCGGCAGACCAATTTAGAGCGCTCGGGTATGAAAGCGCTACGGTGACTCAAAAGACCTACAACGGCGTTGCCGTCCTGTCGCGACACCCCCTTCAGATCATCAGCACGACGCTGATGGGCGATGAAGCGGATAGCCATGCGCGTTTTCTTGCAGTGATCGTGAAGGACATTCGTATCGCGAACATCTACCTGCCGAATGGCAATCCAGTAGGAAGTGAAAAGTTCGCTTACAAGCTGGCGTGGATGGACCGTCTGGGCAGGCAATTGGCGCTCTGGCTACAAAGCGATACTCCCACTCTGGTGGGTGGTGATTTCAACGTCATCCCGGAAGACATTGACTGCCACAAACCCGCTTCGTGGATTCACGATGCGCTATTTCAACCAGAGCCTCGGGAGTGGTATCGCGCTTACCTCGGTCTTGGCTACATCGATGCTTTCCGCACCTTGCATCCTGGGCAAGGTGGCCAGTTCACATTCTGGGACTATTTCCGGCAAGCCTTCGAGCACAATCGCGGAATCCGCATTGATCATTTCCTGTTATCGCCGCAACTTTCCTCAAAGTTGCGGAGCTGCGAAATAGATAAAGGTCCGCGCGCACAAGCGAAGCCGTCTGATCACACGCCAATCATTCTCCAATTGGGCTAA
- a CDS encoding fibronectin type III domain-containing protein: MLLILAAGLPLSWPAAAQTSSYTPKDILPPAKRAVKVQIKEGPALESFRNDEAIIRWTSTNPGGTDEHFGVVHYGTDPEHLTEMAKSHIRLNQNHPDTVFRVRVEGLKPGTKYYYTVDSMQATGESDGVKSSVKHFMTP; encoded by the coding sequence GTGCTTCTCATACTCGCAGCTGGCCTGCCCTTATCGTGGCCGGCTGCCGCCCAGACGTCGTCTTACACACCCAAAGACATTCTGCCACCGGCAAAAAGAGCAGTGAAGGTGCAGATTAAGGAAGGACCAGCCCTCGAATCGTTCAGGAATGATGAGGCCATCATCCGGTGGACCAGCACCAATCCTGGCGGCACTGACGAGCACTTCGGTGTCGTGCACTACGGTACCGATCCTGAGCACCTGACCGAGATGGCAAAATCTCACATCCGGCTGAACCAGAACCATCCCGATACAGTGTTCCGCGTTCGAGTGGAAGGCTTGAAACCTGGAACAAAGTATTACTACACGGTTGACTCGATGCAAGCCACCGGCGAGAGCGATGGGGTGAAGAGCTCGGTGAAGCACTTCATGACCCCCTAG
- a CDS encoding cytochrome-c peroxidase, which yields MALAAACVTIAVAMFISSHIVHGQSAPTVYNPYPPGILPADLNSEIARVQREIKGIESHYLAAWHALPPPNLQGNPPTLQDSGYAAVRILGGLLNYDLNISPFKNIACSSCHMPYAGFSGPIPSVNLTMIAYPGTVHFRAGKRTAQRYTYSSRFPVLEYNSTQAAFFGGNFWDARSTGYKLQSADAEQAQHPPVDTQEMGFPDTACIAFRLSTAEYLPLFETVWGDSFDIAWPSDTATICATPGGAATFGGSATPIQLSAGDRTKANNIYDHWGQSISFLESSDDVSPFTSKFDAYLAGKYTLTADEKAGYNLFRGKANCNSCHLDGRSTAPSPTAPSARDTGTAASTAPVFTCFGYANLGLPKNPRDAFYYQTTPDSFGFTANPAGFTYTDFGLGTFLRSGFGAAPNPNSAWRQFAASSDGQMQTSTARDVALAPPQCPTTEAPGPYFQKEFFHNGYIKSLKQLVHFYNTRDKYRMAVESGECPAGTVERVTCWPAAEVPQNQDMTIGDLGLTDTEENQIVAFLQTLSDGFTKPYPFVGTYTGACMTGGTAATQGNSTLIPASVLRQLAKQQ from the coding sequence ATGGCACTGGCCGCGGCCTGTGTAACGATCGCGGTCGCCATGTTCATCTCCAGTCACATTGTCCACGGACAAAGTGCCCCAACGGTCTACAACCCGTACCCGCCTGGGATCCTCCCGGCCGATTTGAATTCCGAGATAGCTCGAGTTCAACGGGAGATTAAAGGCATTGAAAGTCACTATCTCGCAGCGTGGCATGCATTACCGCCTCCGAATCTTCAAGGAAACCCGCCGACACTTCAGGACAGCGGTTATGCGGCAGTGCGCATACTCGGCGGCCTGCTGAATTACGACTTGAATATCTCTCCATTCAAGAATATTGCCTGCTCGTCCTGCCACATGCCGTACGCCGGTTTCAGCGGCCCGATACCGTCGGTCAATCTGACGATGATCGCGTATCCGGGAACAGTTCATTTCCGGGCCGGCAAGCGGACGGCGCAGCGATATACATATTCATCCAGGTTCCCAGTGCTCGAGTACAACTCCACCCAGGCTGCCTTTTTCGGCGGAAACTTCTGGGATGCACGCTCGACTGGATACAAGCTGCAGAGTGCTGACGCCGAGCAGGCACAGCATCCTCCGGTCGATACGCAGGAAATGGGCTTCCCTGATACAGCATGCATAGCGTTCCGGCTCTCCACGGCGGAATACCTGCCGCTGTTTGAGACGGTATGGGGAGACTCTTTTGATATCGCCTGGCCGTCCGACACTGCGACGATCTGCGCGACCCCTGGGGGAGCGGCGACGTTCGGAGGAAGCGCCACGCCAATCCAGTTGTCTGCAGGCGACCGCACCAAGGCCAACAATATCTACGATCACTGGGGGCAATCCATCTCCTTCCTCGAAAGCTCAGACGATGTCAGTCCTTTCACATCGAAATTCGATGCCTATCTGGCCGGCAAGTACACGCTCACTGCTGACGAAAAGGCAGGTTACAACCTGTTCCGGGGTAAAGCGAATTGCAACTCATGCCATCTGGACGGCAGGTCAACTGCTCCCAGTCCGACGGCCCCAAGCGCCAGGGACACCGGCACGGCGGCGAGTACCGCGCCCGTGTTCACATGCTTTGGCTACGCCAATCTCGGCCTCCCTAAGAATCCGAGGGATGCCTTCTATTACCAGACAACACCGGATAGTTTTGGCTTCACCGCGAATCCGGCAGGCTTCACCTACACAGATTTTGGATTGGGAACTTTTTTGAGAAGCGGTTTCGGAGCCGCTCCTAACCCGAACTCGGCCTGGCGACAATTTGCTGCAAGTTCCGACGGCCAGATGCAGACGTCAACGGCACGCGACGTAGCCTTGGCGCCACCCCAGTGCCCCACCACCGAAGCTCCAGGGCCCTACTTCCAAAAGGAGTTTTTCCACAACGGCTATATCAAGAGCCTGAAGCAACTCGTCCATTTCTACAACACCCGGGATAAGTATCGGATGGCGGTTGAAAGCGGCGAGTGCCCGGCAGGAACGGTCGAAAGGGTGACTTGCTGGCCGGCGGCCGAGGTTCCGCAAAACCAGGATATGACCATCGGTGATCTAGGTTTGACGGATACGGAGGAAAACCAGATCGTCGCCTTCCTCCAAACACTCAGCGATGGCTTCACAAAACCCTATCCCTTCGTTGGGACTTACACGGGTGCTTGCATGACTGGTGGTACTGCCGCCACTCAGGGTAACTCGACGCTGATTCCAGCGTCTGTGCTACGACAGTTGGCTAAACAGCAATAG